TGCAGCATGACTCCGTCTTAGAGCACTGCATGTATACGCATAGCAGTATGTAAAGTTATCTGTTCCGTAGAACATTGAAAAGAGGCAAAATTGCCATGAGGGAAAGACTGCGCACAACTGTCTTCTGGCCAAAGAGAAGTTATTATCAAGAGTTCCTCGCGACGAGACGCGTCCTTCTCCGCCAGAACCTCGCTTGAAATCCCGTGTGCGACAGGCTAACGGCAGAAATGCTTGCCAGTGTCCTCTGTTGACTAATTCCTACCTTTCACTAGTGTTTGGCCAAGCAAAACTCCCGAACACCATAAACAGATACTCTCCGCGTGCTATGGGCGCTTCTGTCTGGAGCCTCGAttgatgcatgcagtgcttTCCACTTTTCCAGCGTGACGatttcccctcttcctcctttaGTGAGGAAGGGACGTGAAGGTAGGAAGGTGAAACAAATGAGTCAGAAACATACTATAGATGATTACGGGACGCGCATGCCagtgtcttctttttttcgggCTTGCCCGGGGTAGCGCTCTTGCacagaagcgggagaaaaagtggaactgcatgcagccgcgaGATGAAGTCATTGTTGGATGAGAGTTCCAAGGCATTCAGTTGCTGTTTTCCACTTTGCTGCTCCTCTTTCGTGATCTTCTCACCCACCCCTGTGTCCAGTATCTTTCTGTACCCTCCAACCACGATCCTGCACATCTTCTCTCATCGGGGCAGCAGGGTGTCGGACCCTCTTGAGTCCACAGAGACTCGACACAATGCGCGAGAATGTCTCAGGCAAGATCCTTCGTCACCTCCATTGTCTGTTTTCGGGGTATTGTGTATGCGACGGCCTGTGCTGTTCCTCGAATTAGTGGCtggggaggagagactcgGTGGAGGCACTTCCTGTCGGGTTGAGGAATCCTATAGCCTCCGGTTTCCAGCAAACACGTAATCCTGTTCCTTGTCCCGTTGTTTCTCCGCAACTATAACTTCTCACCACTTGAGCTCCCGACGCCATCGAGAAGCAGGACCAACGGAggcgctttctctcgcaaCACTTGTTTGCCTGACTCCTCGTGGTTGTCCACCCTCCCCGGGTTCCTTCATCCGTCTCACTGATCCGGCTCCCCCTTATTCGTTTTCGGTGGTTCCAATCCTTTTTTCCCCGTCTCGTCGCTCCTCTTCGTTACTACCGGTCTCTTTGGCCTCCTCTATGTTGCTGCCCTCTTTAGTCTGGTCTCCTCTGTGTGGGGCTCACCTGCCTGTGTTTCCTGCGTACCTCTGCTTCTTGAGTTTCTGCCTGCTGCGCGTTTCTTGCTTCACCTTGTGACTCTCTCCACCATGGCATCTCCTCCCAATCCTATGGGCGTGAGTCCAGGCGGCGATGTAGATGCCGCCGAACGCTTTGTGGTCGGAACGCgattctctccttcgacgcCGGAAGCAAATGCTCTCTATGCAGCCGTTGGACAGAAGGGGCAGGGCCCTGCGGCTTCGCCCTACTCCGCATCTTTCGGGATCAAGGACAATATGACCCTCGCGGACATTCGAAGGAAAGCtcaggaagaaaaggaataTGGACGCGATGCCGCCCATCTCAAAAGATATAGAGTAAGTTCTCTCCCGCTCTCGGAACctgtcgttttcctcctgtAAATACGCCTTTTTCTATGTCGAGCTGCGGTGCCAGGTGTTGTCTGTTCTCATACTGCAGAGGCATTTATGTGGATGGTTTAGGATGCAGGTGCACTTTTGCGTACACAGACTCTATGTAGTCATTTGGTTCGGGATATTAACAGATGTACGTTTACAtctacgcatatatatatatatatatatatatatatgggtatGCACTTGCAGGTCTTCAGCCGTGTATCGTTTCTGCCCCCCGTGGCTCGTCTCTAGGTTTCATTTGACTGCTTGCGTAGGCGGCCTTCATCGAGCTTGCTTGATTTCCTCTCTGGAATCTCTGCAGCATCTCAACTACACTTCGGAGACGAGCGTTCTGCAGTTCACCGAAAGGAAACTGTCCACACTCTACTGCACTGTTTGTGGTGCTCACGCGCTGGTCACCGAAGTTGATTTCCAAAACCTTCCCCGCCGGGGATCAGACGACGCTGCCGTGCTCCAGGCAAGTTGACAGAGACCCTCCGCCATAGGTGGACCAGCAAATACAGCGGAAACTGCCTGTATGCTTTAGTCTCCATCGCTTGTGGGCAAATACAACTATACGCGGTTTAAATTCAGACCGGTGGCGTATCCAGACACATGTGGTTTCGCCCATGCCCAGGGATGCGTAGGTCCTCATTTGTGATTCACACGTATTGATTAGGGGTGCCAGTGGCTACGGATATCTGGTGTTCAGCAGTACTAGTGCCGATATTCCATTGGTGACTCACCTACCACAAACTCCCTGCACTGAAATGTCTCCCGATGCTACGTTTCCATCTGGTTTACAtgtgcttttctctgtttcctcacACGACCGCATTTTTGTGCATTTCGTTTTCTATATAGCGAGCTGCCCATATCTGTACGTGTTTGTGGATAGGGGCAGCGTCGCTTCGCTCAACTGATTGCGCTGGATCAGCGCCTGTGGCGGAGAAGGCTCGAGTGTCGGGCTCACTCGACTGATATCGCCGCCCTCACGGTCGGTGGTGTCCATTTTTTGATGTGCGTGTCGCACCAGCGGATCCTGCCTATGTTTTCAGATACTTGAAACGTTTAATAAGCTCTACACG
This Toxoplasma gondii ME49 chromosome VIII, whole genome shotgun sequence DNA region includes the following protein-coding sequences:
- a CDS encoding hypothetical protein (encoded by transcript TGME49_269410) — translated: MASPPNPMGVSPGGDVDAAERFVVGTRFSPSTPEANALYAAVGQKGQGPAASPYSASFGIKDNMTLADIRRKAQEEKEYGRDAAHLKRYRHLNYTSETSVLQFTERKLSTLYCTVCGAHALVTEVDFQNLPRRGSDDAAVLQILETFNKLYTVPAERVLLRRPAGLEVQYRMMCRDCGFPLGYRPVPFNEPTRMVYFFKDALVPEQSQAGALQPRKR